The nucleotide sequence ATGATATAGAGGAAGCAACTATGTTGAAAATTCTTAGTTTACCTAATGACCTACACAGTCAAACGCTTTCTCATGAAGAAACTGTTCTGTATACACACCTCAATCAGCCTAAAAATGATTCTTTAGATCATATTACAATAGGAACTGACAATAATTTTGTCAAGTATTTGAACCCATACGCTTGTTATTTAAAATCAGATGCTGCTTTGCTCGAGCTCAATCTGTTGGGATATTTTAGAAAGATGCTTTTAGAATCTGGCTATTTCCAATTTTCTAACCCTAACTTTTGTAGAACAGTGATATATGAAGGCTGTGTAGAAGTAGATCaaacaaagaaaaaagtttttgatGTCTTAGAACATGATCACGACGAAGATAATCTTAATAGACTACATTTATGTGGATCAGGTTCATTAATGTCTTTCATGGCATACTTTGCAAGACATGCTCTACACCAGGTTGCCTTACCTTTAAGGTTTTTTTCAGTTGGTAAGGTATACCAACCTATAAAAGATGAAGAACCACCTTCTTTTTTAAATCTCAGTCAACAGAGTGTGGTTAGTATTTTTAATGCTGATTTAGAAGATACCATCAGAAGTGTAGAtaaagtagtttctgaaattcgTCGCATTTATAATTCTTTAGGTTGTCATTATAGAATTGTCATATTAcctgcatgtaaaatagaaaactCTGAAAGCCTACATATATCAATACAGAtgtattctaattttaaaaaggAATATGTTGAAGTTGGAAATGTTTGCTTTTATGACACTTATGTCAGCAAAAGGTTGTTGTTTACTTATAGtttcaataaagataaaaaatacCCCAAAATTATTGCAGGGTCTTTAATAAACGTTCACAAGTTTTTAGCATGTACATTAGAGAATATTGCTAGTGaaaataatgtaaatttaaatGCAAGTTTAAAAAAGAAATTCGAAGAAATAAATAATGTTTGTTAGTAtgtgtttttgttttatttccttaCATTGTTTTGTGTTTCTTTGTGTGAATGCCTTCAAAAGATGTCCATGGTAGTGTGGGGTTTCTATCCTCAAAAAAACTGTTGTGGTAGATATCTAGGAATGCCTCTGTTGCAGTACTTTATCACACCCACTACCAGGGTTGTAGCTTGAGAAATTAAGGATTGCAAGAAAATCTGATAAAAGTAATAGCTCAAGTGGGGTACAGATATTCCCAAAGTAACATTGGTTTTAGTAGGCtatacaaaaaaaatcaaaagaaaatatggaaaactTCTGTAAATGTAAAAGTTATGCTTGGAGCAATCTGTGAATCAGATCATAAGCTGCTAAAACAACTGCGGCCTCAAACTATACACAACTAGAAAAATATATCAGACAAAACAACTAAGAGTAAATAATGCAGAAGAATTTCACATGAAACTGATAAACAAGGAAAACCAACCACCGATActagaaaatattaataaaacatggCATGGACTAAAAACTTTGtagtacattatttgacggtttttggcatacgcatagccaacatgtcaaagaaaaaagtgatattgtgccgatgtgtgcttttgccctgggggtgagtttcaccccttctcgggggtgaaaagatacgttcaaaataagtccgaaattggataaaatgcctaattctaagcaacttttattctatacagttttttcactaagtcaatacttttcgagttatttgcgagtgaatatgttcatttttcagcacataaaacacgtttttagacaatttttcgcaaataattcaaaaagtaagtattttatcgaaaaaaccattgttagcaaaagtatagcttgtaaaaaagtgaaaaaattgtgtatatatgAAGTTTccagacctagtagaagcagagttatagctaaagaaaaataggttcatattcgccaaacttcaaataaatatatatatccaaaaaacgtaaaataaccaaaaaattaagcactttttggaaaaaaaaatcattacaactttttaaagagtttaaaaagctttatgtctattaaaaaaaatgtactagcatcaaatgtgagcaagttacgctcaaaatacagttggtccgTTTTGATTTGGCAAAATAATCgggaaaattaccccctaattaaaaaatagaattaatccttaccgcttcacatgttgctttatttatgttgtttctatatggtctgtaagtttcatcgattcaacgtgcttattttgaaaaagaaaatggttttaaaataaaatttttaaaatttttaattttgaaaaaaatgccctttttcaaaataacttaaaaattattagtaatatcaaaaatctcaaaaaataataaaatgtacgttttgcttttctgaatatttcggactttttgttttcctgttagacaaaaatcgGCTGTTCAAACTTTGCATACACtcgggattagtgactcgttcaagccattttaactacagccttttcaaaaataagcactttgaacctcTGAGACTTACAGACcgtataaagaataaataagcaaagtaacctgtgaagcggttacgattaattttatttgatatgctaattagggggtgcttttcgggattctttttaccaaaaaataaaaggtaccaacaatattttgagcataactcacttacttttaatgttagaagtttttttttaaaaaacaaaaataaaccttttttaaacactttaaaaaagttgaaatgagtgTTCCTCGAAAAGTGTTCCgctttttggttatttctcgatgaaatattcgatttgtaatttgacgaataagaagcgacttttcattagctacaattttgcttGTACTGGGTTTACCGACTTAGTATATATGcaccattttttcatttttttataaactatatttttatttttattttataagaatatttttttcgacaaaatacttactttttgagttatttgcgaaaaaccgtctaaaaacgtggttattttgtttaaaaatgaacaaattcactttcaaataactcgaaaagtattgacttggtgaaaaagctctatagaacaaaagttgcttagcattagtcagtttatcgaatgccgaacttattttggacatatattttttcacccccgagaaggggtgaaactcacccccagggcaaaagcacacatcggcacaatatcactttttttttttgacttattagctatgtgtatgccaaatttcattccaatccaagcggttctttaaaatttagaggttttgcaatattttaccgttaaagaacgtactattggAGGAGGTCAGCAGGAAGGtctagactagaacacataagaaacgacggcattagacaacaaatgggaatagaaagaacaatcatagatgacatcGAAAGATAACAGCTattatggtacggacacgtaaggcgAATAGAGGAAAGTAGAAGCCCAAAAAGTAATAGAATGGACCCTCACAGAAAAACTAAAACGAAGAAGACTACCAACCACATGGATATAAAGGGCATCTCCAATGCGATGCCGGAAAGAAATTTAAGAGAAGATGACGGCAATAGACAGCAGTGGCGATTAGGGATTAGGAACGGATAGATAAATAAATCCAAGTACCTACATGGAAATTGAGAGGAAAAAAGAAAGAAACAACATGTttctttaacccgcgagtagtcgcgcattgagatagaatctcaatttttatcctttatcgcgataacttgatgaaaaattttgcaattttgaaaaaatttcgtaagtgcctcgaggaagtgTGTGgtaatgcgtaggattttttttcttcttcttctttttgtggaatttatggctttggggagagccaattagctttaacccgcgaatagtcgcgccgttagatagaatctcacatttcatcctttttcgtaatacagtaaaacctgtcagtaacggccactaaaaatgaaagaactattggccgatatagaaaggtggccgctattgccagtttttgtagtctacatataattggtttgggaaatttttaactGGCCGTTAGggcaggtggccgatgttggcaggtagccgttaacacaggtttttttaataaaatttttagaaatatttattttcaatataaaaagtagataaaaatagtacaaaataaaaatttgttttaaattcgtattttgatatagaatctcacacgcgactatcgacgttacagaagtgagcgcgactactcccgggttaagttagaacccgtgttgagctgcccccccccacttgcaaaaattaaaaaacaaatagccctgatttatgagctatttatgagctctcatattccgcaaactaaaaatttagagctcgttccactgagcaggaatttaataccctagtggggggggggctgagtcagccccccccactacttaaaaataggaatattgaatcggtttttgcggcagaaatacgagctatttatgagctcttgaaattatatagtttcgatttttgagctcatccccttcacccccaaacaaccctttaattgatttaacttaagagaaagatgctgagaaaacttaaaatatatcgtattgcggatataattcctatagcttatatactctaagactaaactattaaatcaagggcatttcgattattgagctacaaccccttcgtaagaaaaccaccctatcttcccggcttaagagaaagttgtacttaaaatgcattaaactaattatttggcgactacatatcatttaataatttataagcttccaaattacttacgcgcatttagatcagtaaattgcaatttattttgtatagtgcagtcactgaaggtaaaaatcaacgattaccttcaatttcggtgaaccttcatcgattttcacgaaaattggtcagtggttagaggatacgtcaagaaacaaaggtgacatggtaccaccttgcgcctttaccctgagggtggataccgccccttctccggggtgaaaattattttatagaaaataactgcacaaatcaataaaagaacaaattaaaagcaaaatttattatataaagttaataaaataagtcaatactttttaagttattaaagctcaaagattttaattatttgtgaaaaaaatgcatgttttgaagaggttttttgtaaatcactgaaaaactgtaagtttttacaaaaaagttaatagtagtttaattcgtatagcttatattctaagaataatctctaaaatcacgcgcctttcgattattgaactacaaccccttcgcaagaaaaccatcccatattcccggcttaagagagggttgtacttaaaataatttaaattaattatttgtcgactatatattgtttaataatttatgagctcgcaaaatatacgcatctcaattattgaattgccattttctttctatagtgcagtcactgaaggtaaaaatcaactatgaccttcgatttcggtaaatctccattcattttcacgaaaattggtgagcggattttgatactatcaactttttctggatctcatttttgatgggtatttctaagtactttgacaagtatttagtacctaagtgttataaattgcatctttttcccgttatttaagcttgaacccttagatttgaacagtcgcggaaaaaaatatacatttaattaccaataacttactttaaattaacattaaaggtttttcaagtaagcaatttattatattttttattagcttcaattttagtgatgaaaacttttttgtaaaaacttacagtttttgagtcatttatgaaaaatcgctctaaagcatgcattttttttccaaaaattaaaatatttgatctttaataactcaaaaagtattgatttattttaatcacattatgtaacaaattttgcttaaaatttgtccctctctcgatttgtggggttatttttaataaagtaattttcactcccgagaaggggagACATATatcccaggctaaaaccccaagttgttattgtcaattcgtgaaaataaatggagatttaccgaaatcgaaggtaatagttgatttttaccttcagtatagaaactgcactatagaaagaaaatggcaattcaataattgagatgcgtatattttgcaagctaataaattattaaacgatatgtagtcgccaaataatcaatttaaattattttaagaacaactctcccttaagccgggaaaatggggtcgttttcttgcgaaggggttgtagctatataatcgaaaggtgcgtgatttaagagtgtattcttagaatataagctatacgaattaaactactattaacttttttgtaaaaatttacagtttttcagtgatttacaaaaaacctcttcaaaacatgcatttttttcacaaattattaaaatctttgatctttcataacttaaaaagtattgacttattttattaactttatataataaattttgcttttaatttgttcttttattgatttgtgcagttattttttataaaataattttcaccccggagaaggggcggtatccaccctcagggtaaaggcgcaaggtggtaccatgtcacctttgtttcttgacgtatcctctaactactgaccaattttcgtgaaaatcgatgaaggttcaccgaacttgaaggtaatcgttgatttttaccttcagtgactgcactatacaaaataaattgaaatttactgatctaaatgcgcgtaatttggaagcttataaattattaaatgatatgtagtcgccaaataattagtttaacgcattttaagtacaactttctcttaagccgggaagatagggtggttttcttgcgaaggggttgtagctgagtaatcgaaatgcccttgatttaatagtttattcttagagtatataagctataggaattatatccgcaacacgatatattttaagttttctcagcatctttctcttaagttaaatcaattaaagggttgtttgggggtgaaggggatgagctcaaaaatcgaaactatataatttcaagagctcataaatagctcgtaattctgccgcaaaaaccgattcaatattcctatttttaaatagtgggggggggctgactcagccccccccactagggtattaaattcctgctcagtggaacgagctcaaaatttttagtttgcggaatatgagagctcataaatagctcataaatcagggctatttgttttttaatttttgcaagtgggggggggccagctcaacacgggttaagTTAGAGGTGGAGGATGGATCAGAGGTAGAATTTGAGAGGGTGGACGAATGTATGTATTTGGGGACACTTATATATCGATCAGACATGTAAAAAAGAAGCAGAAATCCAGTTAAGACTGGCCAAGAGTACGCTGGGGCTATGAACAAAATATCGCGtaatacaaaaataagaaaaaggtaaaggcagtttttgtttttatttgattcagagttggaccaccgtctccagatagctatttctgcatctatGCGTCTTCAGTGGAGCTATGCAGACACAactctaaaccaaatatcaacaccctacctatttaagggaaaacatcgcgatgcaatcattccacctttgagacgcaaaaacagctacatctctcgtaatacgaggaagacaaaaagccctagatacaaagtttactacatttaaacaattaaaataattgaaataacaataataaacaatattttaaatccaagacttttcgttaagaaactgctttctggctgcatcctgtatctctggCTTCTACAATATAGGCCACGTTGGACCACAAGGACAttggccacgtatttaccttcttttcaTCTAGAAAAAGGACTTGCCAGata is from Diabrotica virgifera virgifera chromosome 9, PGI_DIABVI_V3a and encodes:
- the LOC126890956 gene encoding serine--tRNA synthetase-like protein Slimp — translated: RFSFLKIKHFTSRYYSSALYITGDKAQKTFVVLTPVIDFEKHLINKNKVVKNIRVRGLKIDFDDIVKQWTFFQEVSKRKHLLELNRQDIAQKITNLLKKSDTDPSEVEKYKVHAKIVKDDLKNLKISFYDIEEATMLKILSLPNDLHSQTLSHEETVLYTHLNQPKNDSLDHITIGTDNNFVKYLNPYACYLKSDAALLELNLLGYFRKMLLESGYFQFSNPNFCRTVIYEGCVEVDQTKKKVFDVLEHDHDEDNLNRLHLCGSGSLMSFMAYFARHALHQVALPLRFFSVGKVYQPIKDEEPPSFLNLSQQSVVSIFNADLEDTIRSVDKVVSEIRRIYNSLGCHYRIVILPACKIENSESLHISIQMYSNFKKEYVEVGNVCFYDTYVSKRLLFTYSFNKDKKYPKIIAGSLINVHKFLACTLENIASENNVNLNASLKKKFEEINNVC